In the genome of Bradyrhizobium arachidis, one region contains:
- a CDS encoding TonB-dependent siderophore receptor, with the protein MLRSAVLATASAWVLVPQASLAQSSTQSGAQNLPPVTVAAPEQRRRAAAAPQRRAARSVQTPNRTNPQPQRNVGVVETPSGPVHGYVARRSSSGTKTNTPIMETPQSVSVIGAEQIRDQKANKLDEVLRYTAGVRAGTFGADTRNDWWLIRGFKSDDVGLFLDGMQLFYTSYASWKLQTPNMERVEVLRGPSAVLYGGSSPSGIVNVISKMPPAEPIRYVETGVNNFGNAYVGFDFGGPVATQPQNGKQDGKLFYRVVGQVQNGPTQVNFTPDNNYFIAPSFTWKPDADTTFTVLASASRQETRGINFLPYQGTVTNAPFGKIPTSFFVGDPSVDKFTREQEMLGYQFERNLTDDLTFRQNARFAHVDVTYRGYVGNGWDNINTATMGRYNWYAKDTANQGNLDNQLEYRFGTGPVKHTMLFGVDLRGYQIDDYQAFNFGTVPSINVFNPVYGVNVPITGAPFRNFLITQKQAGTYVQDQMKLGNFTLVLSGRNDWVETTQAARDTGANVAQRDDSRFSGRAGLIYNFDNGIAPYISYATSYNPVIGLNASNQLLLPETGKQAEIGVKVAPKGFDGYFTASFFDLKRQNALTTDPTNALLQNQTGEVTSRGIELEAVANATRELKLIGAFTAYHLFTSRDLDPSLVGKTPTNTPELLVSGWADYTFKDGPLEGFGFGGGVRYVGSSWADAANTLEVPAVVLGDLALHYEWQNWRTALNVINLTDKIYVASCASATSCFYGDRRRVTASVSYKW; encoded by the coding sequence ATGCTGCGGTCGGCCGTGTTGGCGACCGCATCCGCTTGGGTTTTGGTACCGCAGGCATCGCTTGCGCAATCGTCCACGCAGAGTGGGGCGCAGAACCTGCCGCCGGTGACCGTTGCGGCACCGGAACAGCGCCGCCGTGCGGCCGCGGCCCCCCAGCGCCGTGCGGCGCGATCGGTGCAGACCCCCAATCGAACCAATCCGCAGCCGCAGCGCAATGTCGGCGTCGTCGAGACGCCGAGCGGCCCGGTGCATGGTTATGTCGCGCGTCGCAGCTCGTCCGGCACCAAGACCAACACGCCGATCATGGAGACGCCGCAGTCAGTCTCGGTCATCGGCGCCGAGCAGATCCGCGACCAGAAGGCGAACAAGCTGGACGAGGTCCTGCGCTACACCGCCGGCGTGCGCGCCGGCACTTTCGGCGCGGACACGCGCAACGACTGGTGGCTGATCCGCGGCTTCAAGTCGGACGACGTCGGACTGTTCCTCGACGGCATGCAGCTGTTCTACACGTCTTATGCGAGCTGGAAGCTGCAGACGCCCAACATGGAGCGAGTCGAGGTGCTGCGCGGCCCGTCGGCGGTGCTCTACGGCGGATCGAGCCCGAGCGGCATCGTCAACGTCATCAGCAAGATGCCGCCGGCCGAGCCGATCCGCTATGTCGAGACCGGCGTCAACAATTTCGGCAACGCCTATGTCGGCTTCGATTTCGGCGGGCCGGTCGCGACGCAGCCGCAGAATGGCAAACAGGATGGCAAGCTGTTCTACCGCGTGGTCGGCCAGGTCCAGAACGGCCCGACGCAGGTCAATTTCACGCCCGACAACAATTATTTCATCGCGCCGTCCTTCACCTGGAAGCCGGATGCCGACACCACGTTCACGGTGCTGGCCTCGGCCTCGCGGCAGGAGACGCGCGGCATCAACTTCCTGCCCTATCAGGGCACCGTGACAAACGCGCCGTTCGGCAAGATTCCGACCAGCTTCTTCGTCGGCGATCCCAGCGTGGACAAGTTCACGCGCGAGCAGGAAATGCTTGGCTATCAGTTCGAGCGCAATCTCACCGACGACCTCACGTTCCGCCAGAATGCCCGCTTTGCGCATGTCGACGTGACCTATCGCGGCTATGTCGGCAACGGCTGGGACAACATCAACACGGCCACGATGGGCCGGTACAATTGGTATGCGAAGGACACCGCCAACCAGGGCAATCTCGACAACCAGCTAGAATACCGCTTCGGCACCGGTCCCGTGAAGCACACGATGCTGTTCGGCGTCGATTTGCGCGGCTACCAGATCGACGACTATCAGGCCTTCAACTTCGGCACGGTGCCGTCGATCAACGTGTTCAATCCGGTTTATGGCGTGAACGTTCCGATCACCGGCGCACCGTTCCGCAACTTCCTGATCACGCAGAAGCAGGCCGGCACCTACGTTCAGGACCAGATGAAGCTCGGCAACTTCACGCTGGTGCTCAGCGGCCGCAACGATTGGGTCGAGACCACGCAGGCCGCGCGTGACACCGGCGCGAACGTCGCTCAACGCGACGACAGCCGGTTCAGCGGACGCGCCGGATTGATCTACAATTTCGACAACGGTATCGCGCCCTATATCTCCTATGCGACGAGCTACAATCCCGTCATCGGTCTGAATGCGAGCAACCAGCTGCTGCTTCCGGAGACCGGCAAGCAGGCTGAAATCGGCGTCAAGGTCGCACCGAAGGGATTTGACGGCTATTTCACGGCCTCATTCTTCGACCTGAAGCGCCAGAACGCGCTGACCACCGATCCGACGAATGCGCTGCTGCAGAACCAGACCGGCGAGGTGACCTCGCGCGGCATCGAGCTCGAAGCGGTGGCCAACGCCACCAGGGAGCTGAAGCTGATCGGTGCCTTCACGGCCTATCACCTGTTCACCAGTAGGGATCTCGACCCGTCGCTGGTCGGCAAGACCCCGACCAACACGCCGGAGCTGCTGGTCTCGGGCTGGGCGGACTACACCTTCAAGGATGGGCCGCTCGAGGGATTCGGTTTCGGTGGCGGCGTTCGCTATGTCGGCTCCTCCTGGGCCGACGCCGCCAACACGCTCGAGGTTCCCGCTGTCGTGCTCGGCGACCTCGCACTCCATTACGAGTGGCAGAACTGGCGCACGGCTCTCAACGTGATCAACCTGACCGACAAGATCTACGTCGCGAGCTGCGCGTCGGCGACGTCCTGCTTCTACGGCGACCGCCGGCGCGTCACCGCCAGCGTCTCCTACAAATGGTAG
- a CDS encoding MarR family winged helix-turn-helix transcriptional regulator encodes MSETFSRAGGASSDADESHSAAPITAMLSSRLMVLANLLKRGAILRYKRLTGLSSVEFGLVASLGRRPPMSVARLAEAVGQDKGQISRALANLLSRKLIAKSANPKDSREVLISLTAAGLAAHDAIVEGAQERNRQLLEQLSTNELETLLAQIDRLTAAAEKMLEAEKEAR; translated from the coding sequence ATGAGCGAGACATTCAGCAGGGCCGGGGGTGCGTCGTCCGACGCGGACGAAAGCCACTCGGCGGCGCCGATCACCGCGATGCTGTCGTCGCGGCTGATGGTGCTCGCCAACCTGCTCAAGCGCGGCGCCATCCTGCGCTACAAGCGCCTCACCGGATTGTCCTCGGTGGAGTTCGGTCTCGTCGCCTCGCTCGGCCGCCGTCCGCCGATGAGCGTGGCGCGTCTCGCCGAGGCTGTCGGCCAGGACAAGGGGCAGATCAGCCGCGCGCTCGCCAATCTGTTGTCGCGCAAGCTGATCGCGAAATCGGCAAACCCGAAAGACAGCCGCGAGGTGCTGATCTCGCTGACTGCGGCGGGCCTCGCCGCGCATGATGCGATCGTCGAAGGCGCACAGGAGCGCAATCGGCAATTGCTGGAACAGTTGAGCACGAACGAGCTCGAGACGCTGCTGGCGCAGATCGATCGCCTCACGGCCGCCGCCGAGAAGATGCTCGAAGCAGAAAAGGAAGCGCGCTGA
- a CDS encoding spinster family MFS transporter — protein MVDVTSQVSVQTAAAAKPSARRYYVLGLLTIIYALNFLDRTIFNVLIEPIKKEFALSDTMMGLLAGFGFALFYSLLGIPIARIADRLNRRNIVAVAFAFWSAMTALCGAATSVTSLALARIGVGIGESAGSPASQSIVADLFAKNERPRALGIYAIGTYLGVFLGYFVGGYVNQHYGWRMAFYVAGLPGILLAAILWLTISEPKRGAMQENFVPEPLGPTLRFLASQRSFIIVLIGFCLTTYTNYATAAWIPPFLARVHHLSSAEIGTYAGTFKGLAGMAGTLLGGFVVAQVSRRDDRWKLWAPAITSGLAGPVFALCMLTQDFAMMVAMLALTSFLVGFHLGPIFAIAQTVAKPSMRALASALIALTATCFGQGVGPLAVGMVNDALKGSYGADAVRYSLLSAAVTTTLGALLFIWAARSIRTDIARAS, from the coding sequence ATGGTCGATGTGACGTCACAGGTGTCGGTGCAAACGGCCGCCGCGGCAAAGCCCTCGGCACGTCGCTATTACGTGCTCGGGCTGCTCACCATCATCTATGCGCTGAACTTCCTCGACCGCACGATCTTCAACGTCCTGATCGAGCCGATCAAGAAGGAGTTTGCCCTCAGCGACACCATGATGGGCCTGCTGGCCGGCTTCGGCTTCGCGCTGTTCTATTCCCTGCTCGGCATCCCCATCGCGCGGATCGCCGATCGGCTCAACCGGCGCAACATCGTCGCCGTCGCCTTCGCGTTCTGGAGCGCGATGACGGCGCTGTGCGGCGCGGCCACCAGCGTGACCTCGCTGGCGCTGGCCCGCATCGGCGTCGGCATCGGCGAATCCGCGGGCTCCCCTGCCTCGCAATCGATCGTTGCCGATCTCTTCGCCAAGAACGAGCGTCCGCGCGCGCTCGGCATCTACGCCATCGGCACCTATCTCGGCGTCTTCCTCGGTTATTTCGTCGGCGGCTACGTCAACCAGCACTATGGCTGGCGGATGGCGTTCTACGTCGCGGGCCTGCCCGGCATCCTGCTCGCCGCCATCCTGTGGCTGACGATCTCCGAGCCGAAGCGCGGCGCGATGCAGGAGAATTTTGTGCCCGAGCCGCTGGGGCCGACGCTGCGCTTCCTGGCGTCCCAGCGCAGCTTCATCATCGTGCTGATCGGCTTCTGCCTGACGACCTACACGAACTACGCGACCGCGGCCTGGATCCCGCCGTTCCTCGCCCGCGTGCACCATCTGTCGAGCGCTGAGATCGGCACCTATGCCGGCACCTTCAAGGGCCTCGCCGGCATGGCCGGCACCCTGCTCGGCGGCTTCGTGGTGGCGCAAGTGAGCCGCCGCGACGACCGCTGGAAGCTGTGGGCGCCCGCGATCACCTCAGGGCTCGCCGGCCCCGTGTTCGCGCTGTGCATGCTGACGCAGGATTTTGCGATGATGGTCGCCATGCTGGCGCTGACCTCGTTCCTGGTCGGCTTCCATCTCGGGCCGATCTTCGCGATCGCGCAGACGGTGGCAAAGCCCAGCATGCGGGCGCTGGCCTCAGCGCTGATCGCGCTCACCGCCACCTGCTTCGGCCAGGGCGTCGGCCCGCTCGCCGTCGGAATGGTCAATGACGCGCTGAAGGGCAGCTATGGCGCGGATGCCGTGCGCTATTCCCTGCTCTCGGCGGCGGTCACGACCACGCTCGGCGCGCTGCTGTTCATCTGGGCGGCGCGGAGCATCCGCACCGACATCGCACGGGCGAGCTGA
- a CDS encoding aromatic ring-hydroxylating dioxygenase subunit alpha — translation MTITQRDRDLGTAYAMKPAQTRIELTSVVRGTPMGELLRRYWHPVGLVGDATGTPKKVRALGEDLVLFRDKHGRAGLLHARCCHRGTTLYYGKVEEDGIRCCYHGWKFDTEGHCLEQPCEPDGGQFKDKVRQPWYPVEERYGLIFAYMGPAEKRPVLPAYECLENMDEGEMVEADDSSIGGGGPAVIPCNWLQHFENVVDPYHVPVLHGSFSGPQFTNMMASIPEVKFEKSPRGVLVRSERKQDDGKIFYRVSEAALPTLRVVPNPRVAQFARVESIGWVLPIDDTSFRIYVAGRVKASGEIGRMRSKFNGKFWWDMTEEEHQQFPGDYEAQVGQGEVTVHSEEHFGQSDRGILMIRRMLTEQLEAMEAGRDPIGVSFDKSAPQVEFEAGNYIREG, via the coding sequence ATGACCATCACCCAGCGGGATCGCGATCTCGGCACGGCCTATGCGATGAAGCCGGCGCAAACGCGCATCGAGCTCACCTCTGTCGTACGCGGCACCCCGATGGGCGAGCTTTTGCGCCGCTACTGGCATCCGGTCGGGCTGGTCGGTGACGCCACCGGCACGCCGAAGAAGGTGCGCGCGCTGGGCGAGGATCTCGTGCTGTTCCGCGACAAGCATGGCCGCGCCGGTCTCTTGCATGCCCGCTGCTGCCATCGCGGCACCACGCTCTACTACGGCAAGGTCGAGGAGGACGGCATCCGCTGCTGCTATCACGGCTGGAAGTTCGACACCGAAGGCCATTGCCTGGAGCAGCCCTGCGAGCCCGACGGCGGCCAGTTCAAGGACAAGGTGCGCCAGCCCTGGTATCCGGTCGAGGAGCGCTACGGGCTGATCTTCGCCTATATGGGCCCGGCCGAGAAACGCCCTGTGCTGCCGGCTTACGAGTGTCTGGAAAACATGGACGAGGGCGAAATGGTCGAGGCCGACGATTCCTCGATCGGTGGCGGCGGACCTGCCGTCATTCCCTGCAACTGGCTGCAGCATTTCGAGAACGTGGTCGATCCCTACCACGTGCCGGTGCTGCACGGCTCGTTCTCGGGGCCACAGTTCACCAACATGATGGCGTCCATTCCGGAGGTGAAGTTCGAGAAATCGCCGCGCGGCGTCCTCGTGCGCTCGGAGCGCAAGCAGGACGACGGCAAGATCTTCTACCGCGTCTCCGAGGCCGCGCTGCCGACGTTGCGCGTGGTGCCGAACCCGCGCGTCGCGCAGTTCGCTCGCGTCGAATCCATCGGCTGGGTGCTGCCGATCGACGACACCTCGTTCCGGATCTACGTCGCCGGACGCGTCAAGGCATCGGGCGAGATCGGCCGCATGCGCTCGAAATTCAACGGCAAATTCTGGTGGGACATGACCGAGGAAGAGCACCAGCAATTCCCCGGTGATTATGAAGCCCAGGTCGGCCAGGGCGAGGTCACGGTCCACTCCGAGGAGCATTTCGGCCAGAGCGACCGCGGCATCCTGATGATCCGCCGCATGCTGACCGAACAATTGGAGGCGATGGAAGCGGGCCGCGATCCGATCGGCGTCTCCTTCGATAAGAGCGCGCCGCAGGTGGAATTCGAAGCGGGGAATTACATCCGCGAAGGGTGA
- a CDS encoding PepSY-associated TM helix domain-containing protein → MKARTVRLWSVVHTWTSLISTVFLLLLCLTGLPLIFHHEIDELLGYAPQPEAHAGAARATTQAIADAALAADPGRVLQYISWDKDEPGIVTAFTNSAVDGLPDNTTVRAFDAVSTKLLGPVGVGPMLIMLKLHTDMFAGQPGKLFLGGMGLLFAIAIVSGVVLYWPFTRRLRFATIRDSASRRVRWLDWHNLIGVVTIAWALVVGLTGVVNTWAELMLNQWKATELASMVAPYAGKPPPTRLASLDDVVARARQTAPGMEIAFIAFPGTPFTSSHHFAAFMRGDTALTARLLKPVLLDGETGEVADSRALPLCLQALLISQPLHFGDYGGMPLKVIWAALDLLTIVVIGSGLYLWVARRRKRVSAKSDAFARRAPVPS, encoded by the coding sequence GTGAAGGCGCGCACGGTCAGGCTCTGGTCCGTGGTCCACACTTGGACCAGCCTGATCTCGACCGTCTTCCTGCTGCTGCTCTGCCTGACCGGCCTGCCGCTGATCTTCCATCACGAGATCGATGAGCTCCTGGGCTATGCCCCCCAGCCCGAAGCTCATGCGGGCGCGGCGCGCGCGACGACGCAAGCCATCGCCGACGCCGCGCTCGCCGCCGATCCCGGCCGCGTGCTGCAATATATCTCCTGGGACAAGGACGAGCCCGGGATCGTCACCGCCTTTACCAACAGCGCCGTCGACGGGCTGCCGGACAATACGACGGTGCGCGCCTTCGATGCTGTCTCGACAAAACTGCTCGGGCCGGTCGGCGTCGGGCCGATGCTGATCATGCTCAAGCTGCACACCGACATGTTTGCAGGTCAGCCCGGCAAGCTGTTCCTCGGCGGGATGGGCCTATTGTTTGCGATCGCCATCGTCTCCGGCGTGGTGCTGTACTGGCCGTTCACCCGCCGCCTGCGCTTTGCAACCATTCGGGACAGCGCCTCGCGCCGCGTCCGCTGGCTCGACTGGCACAATCTGATCGGGGTCGTGACGATCGCCTGGGCGCTGGTGGTGGGCTTGACCGGCGTCGTCAACACCTGGGCCGAGCTGATGCTGAACCAGTGGAAGGCGACCGAGCTCGCCAGCATGGTCGCGCCCTATGCCGGCAAGCCGCCGCCGACGCGTCTAGCCTCGCTCGATGACGTCGTTGCGCGCGCCAGACAGACAGCGCCCGGCATGGAGATCGCCTTCATCGCGTTCCCGGGCACGCCCTTCACCTCCTCGCATCATTTCGCCGCCTTCATGCGCGGCGACACCGCGCTGACGGCGCGGCTGCTCAAGCCGGTGCTGCTCGATGGCGAGACCGGGGAGGTGGCCGACAGCCGGGCGCTGCCGCTCTGTCTCCAGGCGCTTCTGATCTCGCAGCCGCTGCATTTCGGCGATTATGGCGGGATGCCGCTGAAGGTGATCTGGGCCGCGCTCGACCTGCTCACCATCGTTGTGATCGGCAGCGGTCTCTATCTCTGGGTGGCGCGCCGGCGCAAGCGCGTGTCAGCGAAGTCCGACGCATTCGCCAGACGAGCCCCGGTCCCGTCGTGA